In Gouania willdenowi chromosome 24, fGouWil2.1, whole genome shotgun sequence, a single window of DNA contains:
- the srsf5b gene encoding serine and arginine rich splicing factor 5b codes for MSGCRIFIGRLSPSAREKDVERFFKGYGRIRDIDLKRGFGFVEFDDPRDAEDAVYELDGKELCNERVTIEHARVRLRGGRGRGGPGGGGGGGGGGGGGGGRFSDRYGRGSQNSRSRNPPPMRTENRLIVENLSSRVSWQDLKDFMRQAGEVTFADAHRPKLNEGVVEFASYSDLKNALEKLSGKEINGRKIKLIEAAKKRSRSRSRSDSSSRSRSRSRGRSASRSPRRSRSPAKARSRSRSRSRSRSRSPRSRSRSHSRSRSVSPAGGASPASKSKEPPKRSSKSRKSATPPTPPPAKKASLSRSRSRSRSLSTDSQR; via the exons ATGAGTGGATGTCGTATCTTCATCGGTCGACTCAGTCCCTCCGCCAGGGAGAAGGACGTGGAGCGCTTCTTCAAGGGCTATGGCCGCATCCGAGACATCGACCTCAAGCGGGGCTTTGGCTTTGTG GAGTTTGATGATCCCAGAGATGCTGAGGATGCTGTGTATGAGCTCGATGGCAAAGAGCTGTGCAATGAAAG GGTGACTATTGAACATGCTCGTGTGCGCCTGCGGGGCGGCCGTGGTCGTGGAGGtcctggtggtggtggtggtggtggaggaggaggaggaggtggtggaggaCGCTTCTCTGATCGCTATGGCAGAGGTTCACAAAACAGTCGGAG TCGAAACCCTCCCCCGATGCGCACTGAGAACCGTCTGATTGTGGAGAACTTGTCTTCCCGTGTCAGCTGGCAG gaCCTGAAAGATTTCATGAGACAAGCTGGGGAGGTGACATTCGCTGACGCACATCGTCCAAAGCTCAATGAGGG AGTGGTCGAGTTTGCTTCTTACAGCGATCTGAAAAATGCCCTTGAGAAACTATCTGGAAAGGAAATCAATGGCAGGAAAATCAAGCTGATAGAAGCTGCCAAGAAAAG gtcCAGAAGTCGTTCTCGGTCAGACAGCTCCTCTCGCTCCAGGTCCCGCTCTCGAGGTCGCTCTGCATCTCGCTCTCCCAGACGCTCCAGGAGCCCGGCTAAGGCCCGAAGCCGATCCCGTTCACGTTCTCGCTCCCGTTCACGTTCCCCCCGTTCTCGCTCCCGCTCCCATTCTCGCTCCCGCAGTGTTTCACCTGCAGGTGGAGCTTCTCCTGCTTCCAAATCTAAAGAACCTCCAAAACGCTCTTCCAAGTCTAGAAAGTCAGCCACCCCTCCCACCCCTCCTCCTGCTAAAAAAGCCTCCCTGTCCCGTTCCCGCTCCCGGTCCCGTTCTCTTTCCACTGATAGTCAGCGCTAG